Below is a genomic region from Henckelia pumila isolate YLH828 chromosome 3, ASM3356847v2, whole genome shotgun sequence.
AGGAGGACAAGAGCAAGAACAGCAGAATGAGCCGGAAGAACAAAAACAAGAAAGTCCCCCAAAGCCATTAATTCAAATGGGTGTGAATCCCAAGGTCGTCCCGCCTATTGCTGGCCCCGACGTGCGAGTTTCTGTTGTCCGTCGCGTGACACGCTACAACTGCCGGAAGCGTCGGCGAGCACCGCATCAGCGAAAGAATGGTAAGACCAGCCTGAGAGACCCGCTGGTCGATGGGCAAAAGTTAGAAACTTTGAAGGTAAACTTTAATCCCATTCCCTTCATACCAGTAAAGATTCTTGATTTCTCCAAGCGCGAGAAGCTTTTGAGGAAGCTTGGCCTGTGGGACTTTGTACACATTGACTTTGATAGGAATATAAGGGCGGACTTGATTGGGCAGTTGGTTGTTACTTATGAACCCAAATGTCGGTGTGCTCACATCGATAATTTTCGCATTCATTTCAATAGGTGTAACTATGCTGATGCGTTCAAGCTGCCTCGTTCTCCAACTGCTCGAAAACAAAGGGGCATTGGTGTGGAGGAAGCTGAGGTGTTGGATGCTGAGGATGTGTCTGAGGATTCAATAGGGTTCATTCTGGAGTTTGTGTCGGATTGGGTTCTTTTGCACGAAGACGCGTGGATGACACCGTCGGAGGTTACGAATTGGTTGAAGTTGATAAAGGAAGGGCGCCCTGACATGGTGGATTGGGCTGGGTTGATAAAATTCATGGTGGAAAATGAGTTAAGGCAGGGGGTTCAGTTGAGGGATTGCTACTATGCATCGCATATTCAATACTTGCTGAAGTGTCAGCGTGAGTCGCTGTTCACAATGGAGGAGGATCTGGTGGCTGAAAAGCTGGAGGTGGAAGCAGAGACTAAGGCAGAAGAAAAAGAAATCAATGAGGAGCACGTGATGGCCGGTAATGCAATGGTGGATGATGAGGGAGAGAAAAGTTGTGTTGTGGAGGCACCAAGTATTGAACTCACCCTTGGGCAAGATGGTGAGAAGGAAGATAATATGCAGGATGTTGAGATGGCAGATGTTGAGAAATGCAAGGTGGATGATGATGGTGGTGATGATGTAAATGATCATGACGATGATGAAGTTCGGGAGGAACTGGACAAGGAACAGGGAGAGTGGCTTTTGCATGGGAAGAACAATCTGGGAGAGCATTTCTTACAACCTTGTAGGGTAAAAGATGGTCAAGGCTTTGGCAACCTTGACAATGAAGCTGGTCAAAGCTTTGCCAACCTTGAGGATGGGAAAGATGATGAGGTAGAGGAGACAGAAGCGGATGGCAGTGATCAGATATATGATACTTTTCCTGCTGTTAATGGTCTTGATGGTGAAGGGCTCACGGGTAATTTTCTTCAAGCTATGGAAGCAAACCAGGTTGCCTTTAATTCACAGGAGCGGCTTCATGACCCTTCTTCGGTGAATACTAGGGATGATGATATGCAGTGCATGGATCCTAGCGCATCTTTCTTTAACCCCTCAGGTAAAAGGGTTATTGAACATGACAATGGTATCGACCACCATTCACTTAATGATAGCAACAAGAGATTGAGGATCAATGAGTCCTGGAACCATAAACCTCGAGATTTTAAGGCCTGCATGGAACAAATTCAGCAACTGGCGGCAACATCTACGGTGTTTTTTGAGGAGAGGGAACAGGCACTGGAACAGGGGAATATGAATCAACAGATCTTGCTGAATGAGTTGCAGAAACGGGACTCCCTAATAGAGCATTTGCACAAGAGTAGAATGGAAGAGATGCAAAAGAAAGATGGGCTGATCTATCGGTTGGAGCGAGAATTATATCTAGTGGAGAATGTCATGAACGGTTACCGCAAGGCTTTGAAAGAAACCCAAAGCGCATTTGCCGAGTACAGGCTGAGGGCTCAACTTACTGAAGAACCAACATACAAGGATGCCGGACCTGGGGGTCTTATGTTGAGCACAACCGAAATAGAGAAGCTGCGCCAGAAGCGGGAGGAAGAGTATAAGATGAATTGTTTACTCGTGGAACAAAAGTTTAAGGAGGCAGAAGAGAATTACATGCACGAGTTTGATGCATACGTGGATAAGATCAATATTCTTGATAAGAAGTTGACAAATGTAGAGGCGGATGCCAAGGAACTCATTCAATCTTATGGAACTCGAAAGCTTCAACCAACTGAAGGAAAAGTAGATGAAGCTTTAACGCCTCATCCAACTGAATGATTTCTGCTCCGAACGTTTCGTTTTGTCCTATAAAATTTGCTAAGTCGCACTTTTGCTTTGGTGTGAAAATGCTTCGGAATCTGGTCTGCTACTGTCGTTTGCCTGTTCCTCCTTGATAACTTACCTATCTTGCTATCGCTTAATGATGATCTCGGTTAAATAAGCTGATTACTAATGTGGAATGATTCATGTTTAAATTCAGGGTTGCTCCTTtttctctgtttttttttagtttttaagtTTTATAATTATGCCTAAGATTGTTAAACTAAAACCATTATATTCATTCTATCATGTCCTCTGTTTATCACAAGTAAACTAATTCAACCAAATATTTACAAggcaattttcattgaattgaTCAATCCAAGTGATGCGCTAGTGTATTTTTTTACTCATGCAATACAGTATAATGATGGCAATGGACAATGTGACGACTAAAGTTTGGAATGATGTATCTGCTTCGAaacttaattataataaaaaaaaatttggatcgACTCAAAAAAATTAATCTCATTGTAATAGTGTATTTGATATAATAAGTGAagatgaatgaatgaatattcaCTGAGGGATTCTTTATTTCATTTCTTAAAAGAATACAAAGAAAATACATGCACCAGTGCAGGGGAAAAAATTACTGAAAAAGGTGCAATGGACCGACACTGATCACCAATAAAAACCCACCATCAATAGTAAAACGACGACTGGCAGACAAAGATTAATAAATAAACCACACTCCtccaaattaaatttaagggGGGAAAAAAAGAAGGGAAATTTCTCCAAACCCaggattaaataaaaaaaaacgaaattAAAGAAATTAAGCCTTCTTATTGAGTAATTTGACCAGATGAATTTACTTTTCCAGCAGCTGTAATATAATTTGCAAGCAAGCTGAGATACATTTGATGATGATCCATTGATCCTGCATGATGATGATAGTCATTAGTGCATATCATTAAAAACAAATTTCTTTTTTCATCATATGAGatttatcaaaatatatatggGTGTAAAGGAATTTAGATCTCATTAAAAACGtatgatatattttaaaa
It encodes:
- the LOC140888987 gene encoding uncharacterized protein, translating into MSSPSQSVEEQQIHGSGVVFEDPLPLDLTPIHIEPPFNPDLDPADCEDGGGQEQEQQNEPEEQKQESPPKPLIQMGVNPKVVPPIAGPDVRVSVVRRVTRYNCRKRRRAPHQRKNGKTSLRDPLVDGQKLETLKVNFNPIPFIPVKILDFSKREKLLRKLGLWDFVHIDFDRNIRADLIGQLVVTYEPKCRCAHIDNFRIHFNRCNYADAFKLPRSPTARKQRGIGVEEAEVLDAEDVSEDSIGFILEFVSDWVLLHEDAWMTPSEVTNWLKLIKEGRPDMVDWAGLIKFMVENELRQGVQLRDCYYASHIQYLLKCQRESLFTMEEDLVAEKLEVEAETKAEEKEINEEHVMAGNAMVDDEGEKSCVVEAPSIELTLGQDGEKEDNMQDVEMADVEKCKVDDDGGDDVNDHDDDEVREELDKEQGEWLLHGKNNLGEHFLQPCRVKDGQGFGNLDNEAGQSFANLEDGKDDEVEETEADGSDQIYDTFPAVNGLDGEGLTGNFLQAMEANQVAFNSQERLHDPSSVNTRDDDMQCMDPSASFFNPSGKRVIEHDNGIDHHSLNDSNKRLRINESWNHKPRDFKACMEQIQQLAATSTVFFEEREQALEQGNMNQQILLNELQKRDSLIEHLHKSRMEEMQKKDGLIYRLERELYLVENVMNGYRKALKETQSAFAEYRLRAQLTEEPTYKDAGPGGLMLSTTEIEKLRQKREEEYKMNCLLVEQKFKEAEENYMHEFDAYVDKINILDKKLTNVEADAKELIQSYGTRKLQPTEGKVDEALTPHPTE